From a region of the Mycobacteroides saopaulense genome:
- a CDS encoding GNAT family N-acetyltransferase: MTDIRFLQTSAERERAFAVFWRAMVGLPPLGEYAADELLEEGRYLGAFDDTDLVGGADSYTSWLTVPGGSRVPHAAVTHIGVLPTHTRRGILTALVTRQLTDIAGRGEIVASLRASEAVIYGRFGYGVATSSASYRIQRRRALPHSPIDTGAITLLDASASSDRLAAIYERAAWAGSVARPPQWWRLHELFEAADPVKHYVATHAQGYVRYRPRDTAEWFASSARTISVDDLVAHSDEAYRALVGHLLDLDLVDVIELGPRPIDDPLPHLVTDPRSVTVTGIRDETWLRLIDVEAALAARTYADTAPVVIEVTDNLLPHNSARFSVGADKVRRTQHTPDLSLSISALGSLYLGDNTWTQLARAGLVSAHTTAAINAADALFATGAKPFAGTNF; encoded by the coding sequence GTGACGGACATTCGCTTCCTGCAGACCTCCGCAGAACGCGAACGTGCCTTCGCGGTGTTCTGGCGCGCCATGGTCGGGCTACCGCCACTTGGCGAGTATGCCGCCGACGAATTGCTTGAAGAAGGACGCTATCTGGGTGCCTTCGATGACACCGACCTTGTCGGCGGAGCCGATTCGTACACCAGCTGGCTCACCGTTCCCGGCGGCTCGCGGGTTCCGCATGCAGCGGTCACACATATCGGCGTACTACCCACTCATACCCGCCGCGGAATCCTCACCGCCCTGGTTACCCGGCAGCTCACCGATATCGCCGGGCGGGGCGAGATCGTCGCCAGCCTGCGCGCCTCCGAAGCGGTGATCTACGGCCGCTTCGGCTATGGAGTGGCGACCAGCAGCGCCAGTTACCGGATCCAACGGCGGCGGGCGTTGCCGCACAGCCCCATTGACACCGGGGCCATCACCCTGCTCGACGCGTCGGCGTCGTCGGATCGGCTCGCCGCCATCTACGAACGTGCTGCCTGGGCCGGCTCCGTGGCGCGTCCACCGCAGTGGTGGCGGCTGCACGAGCTCTTCGAGGCCGCCGACCCCGTGAAGCACTACGTGGCCACTCACGCGCAAGGGTATGTGCGATACCGACCGCGGGACACCGCCGAATGGTTCGCCAGCAGCGCCCGCACCATATCGGTCGACGACCTTGTCGCGCATAGCGATGAGGCCTACCGCGCATTGGTCGGCCATCTGCTCGATTTGGATTTGGTCGATGTCATCGAGCTCGGCCCACGCCCCATCGACGACCCGCTGCCCCATCTGGTGACCGACCCCAGGTCGGTCACAGTGACCGGCATTCGCGACGAGACCTGGCTGCGGCTGATCGACGTGGAGGCGGCGTTGGCCGCACGCACGTACGCCGATACCGCACCGGTGGTGATCGAGGTGACCGACAATCTGCTGCCACATAACTCGGCGCGGTTCTCGGTCGGTGCCGACAAGGTGCGACGCACTCAGCATACTCCCGACCTGTCGTTGAGCATCTCCGCACTGGGATCGCTCTATCTCGGCGACAACACGTGGACACAGCTGGCGCGTGCCGGGCTGGTGTCCGCGCACACGACGGCGGCGATCAATGCCGCCGACGCCCTGTTCGCCACCGGCGCAAAGCCCTTTGCCGGCACCAATTTCTAG
- a CDS encoding NtaA/DmoA family FMN-dependent monooxygenase (This protein belongs to a clade of FMN-dependent monooxygenases, within a broader family of flavin-dependent oxidoreductases, the luciferase-like monooxygenase (LMM) family, some of whose members use coenzyme F420 rather than FMN.) — MADVLRQLHLLAFGNVRAGGAWRLPGVQNGPPNQLDTLVATAKAAEAAKFDAIFFADGLNFGPEATWAHKSTEDFEPLTATSYLAAVTERLGLVVTGSSTFQPPYHLARQLLSLDHLSAGRAGWNLVTSFAQAAAANFGERGFLPHDERYRLAEETLQVVQSLWHSFESDTVIEDRTTGIYSDINRIHVTNHDGEFHKVKGPLGVTPSRQGQPVIFQAGSSTTGRAFAAKHAEVVFTGQTDIDRAKNFYRQLHLESRAAGRAFVPLVTPSLGVVVGSTEAEARAVESTVYEHFIPEYQAGWLLEVDVDVVGADLDGPVPESAFPSSTETHQTALDGYKHLATVGNPTVREFLYRTLNAFGTRFVGSAEQVADQIELWFTEGAADGFIVSTSGLPGQFQLFTEQVVPILVRRGIFRAEYPGTTLREHLALPWPAPIRTPALLG, encoded by the coding sequence ATGGCTGATGTTCTTCGCCAGCTTCACCTGCTTGCCTTCGGCAATGTGCGTGCCGGTGGCGCATGGCGGCTGCCCGGCGTCCAGAACGGCCCGCCCAACCAACTCGACACCCTCGTCGCGACTGCGAAAGCAGCCGAGGCGGCGAAGTTCGACGCCATCTTCTTCGCCGACGGTCTGAACTTCGGCCCGGAGGCCACCTGGGCTCACAAATCCACCGAGGATTTCGAACCGCTGACGGCCACCTCGTACCTCGCCGCGGTCACCGAGCGTTTGGGCCTGGTCGTGACCGGCTCCTCGACCTTCCAACCGCCGTATCACCTGGCGCGCCAGCTGCTGTCGCTTGATCATTTGAGCGCTGGACGCGCCGGATGGAACCTGGTGACGAGCTTCGCGCAGGCCGCGGCCGCCAACTTCGGTGAACGCGGCTTCCTCCCGCATGATGAGCGCTACCGACTGGCCGAGGAAACACTGCAGGTCGTGCAGTCGCTGTGGCATTCCTTTGAGTCCGACACCGTCATCGAGGACCGGACCACAGGAATCTACAGCGATATCAACAGAATTCATGTCACAAATCACGACGGAGAATTTCACAAGGTCAAGGGACCGCTTGGCGTCACTCCGTCGCGCCAAGGGCAACCGGTGATCTTTCAGGCCGGGTCCTCCACCACCGGAAGGGCCTTCGCCGCCAAGCATGCCGAGGTGGTCTTTACCGGGCAGACCGACATCGACCGCGCCAAGAACTTCTATCGCCAACTGCATCTGGAGTCCCGTGCTGCCGGACGCGCCTTCGTCCCTCTGGTCACCCCGTCGCTCGGTGTGGTCGTGGGCTCCACCGAGGCCGAGGCACGTGCCGTGGAAAGCACCGTCTACGAACACTTCATCCCCGAGTACCAGGCGGGTTGGCTGCTCGAGGTGGATGTCGACGTCGTCGGCGCCGACCTGGACGGCCCCGTACCGGAATCCGCGTTTCCGTCCAGCACCGAAACCCATCAGACGGCGCTGGACGGGTACAAACACCTTGCCACCGTAGGTAACCCGACGGTCCGGGAGTTCCTGTACCGCACATTGAATGCCTTCGGCACTCGATTCGTCGGTTCCGCCGAGCAGGTAGCCGATCAGATCGAGCTGTGGTTCACCGAAGGCGCGGCGGACGGCTTCATCGTGAGCACTTCGGGCCTACCCGGCCAGTTTCAGCTGTTCACCGAGCAGGTGGTACCAATCCTGGTGCGTCGGGGCATCTTCCGTGCCGAATATCCCGGCACCACACTGCGCGAGCACCTGGCCTTGCCTTGGCCTGCACCGATACGCACGCCCGCTCTGCTCGGCTGA
- a CDS encoding beta-class carbonic anhydrase: MSTTDELLDNAKAYAARFDKGDLPLPPGRKIAVVACMDARLNPYGLLGLQEGDAHVIRNAGGVITEDEIRSLVISQRLLGTEEIILIHHTDCGMLTFTDDAFKRTIQDETGIKPSWSAEAFADLDEDVRQSVARIKANPFVPRKGSVRGFVYDVTNGSLREVV, translated from the coding sequence ATGTCGACCACTGACGAACTGCTTGACAATGCCAAGGCATACGCCGCGCGCTTCGACAAGGGTGATCTGCCGTTGCCGCCGGGACGCAAGATCGCGGTAGTGGCATGCATGGATGCTCGGCTGAATCCCTATGGACTGCTGGGTCTTCAGGAAGGCGATGCCCACGTCATCCGTAACGCCGGTGGGGTGATCACGGAAGACGAGATCCGGTCGCTCGTCATCTCGCAGCGGCTGCTGGGCACCGAGGAGATCATTCTCATTCACCACACCGATTGCGGCATGCTGACTTTCACCGACGATGCCTTCAAGCGCACGATCCAGGACGAGACCGGGATCAAGCCTTCATGGTCGGCTGAGGCCTTCGCCGATCTGGACGAGGACGTCCGTCAATCCGTCGCGCGGATCAAGGCCAACCCATTTGTTCCGCGGAAGGGTAGCGTGCGTGGTTTCGTCTACGACGTTACGAACGGTTCATTGAGGGAAGTGGTGTAG
- a CDS encoding SMI1/KNR4 family protein: protein MAERVGIQAWRELLDSMIENKRRHALVDDGLYPMTYPNPGANEEELSAAEVRLGRPLDPQYREFLGLANGWQRYHFGTNLLGTSDIGIGDRWDETVRTIAQWFDETDIAEDLGIVNDSTQFAPIADTDNGYAGCLYLYSGQADEAQPGSVFPLDIDSRTMWPDLYSYLHHESLEQGMYLAEQEMGPHARTWQRDIRPSPPSMADIVAKLVELASIIDADDSVRTYPGANKAELDLLAGHFGGTLHPEHRELLAVTNGLMCGYIGEVLSVEQILDGKRWQQGILGAQRFHDELESKSVAMFGPGSREQLLVLQIVGESAAVPFAVAPGELLAIDAHGEIRGLVRDAQSKLRGSWYPPFGGVREYLLKVCDHIWDQIARNR from the coding sequence GTGGCGGAGCGGGTTGGCATACAAGCCTGGCGTGAACTGCTCGATTCAATGATCGAGAACAAGCGTCGTCATGCATTGGTGGACGACGGGCTGTACCCGATGACGTATCCGAATCCGGGTGCCAACGAGGAAGAGCTGAGCGCTGCCGAGGTGCGGCTCGGCCGTCCTCTGGATCCGCAGTACCGGGAATTCCTCGGGCTTGCCAATGGCTGGCAGCGTTATCACTTCGGCACAAATCTATTGGGTACCAGCGATATTGGTATCGGAGATCGCTGGGATGAGACCGTTCGCACCATCGCGCAGTGGTTTGACGAGACCGATATCGCCGAAGACCTTGGCATCGTGAATGATTCGACCCAGTTTGCGCCGATCGCCGATACCGACAACGGCTACGCCGGCTGTCTCTATCTGTACTCCGGGCAGGCCGACGAAGCGCAACCGGGCAGTGTGTTCCCGCTGGATATCGACTCGCGGACCATGTGGCCCGATCTGTACTCGTATCTCCATCACGAGAGTCTCGAGCAAGGCATGTACCTGGCCGAACAGGAGATGGGACCCCACGCGCGGACGTGGCAGCGCGACATCCGCCCCTCGCCTCCGTCGATGGCCGATATCGTGGCCAAGCTCGTCGAGTTGGCGTCGATTATCGACGCCGATGACTCGGTGCGGACCTACCCGGGAGCCAACAAGGCCGAGTTGGACCTTCTGGCAGGACATTTCGGTGGGACACTGCACCCCGAACATCGGGAGCTGTTGGCGGTCACCAACGGATTGATGTGCGGATACATCGGTGAGGTTCTCTCCGTAGAACAGATTCTCGACGGGAAACGTTGGCAACAGGGAATTCTCGGTGCACAACGGTTCCACGACGAACTCGAGAGCAAGAGCGTGGCCATGTTCGGTCCGGGCTCTCGTGAGCAGCTCTTGGTGCTACAGATCGTGGGTGAAAGCGCTGCCGTGCCTTTCGCCGTCGCGCCCGGTGAGCTGCTTGCGATCGACGCGCACGGTGAAATCCGTGGTTTGGTGCGTGACGCGCAATCCAAGCTTCGCGGCAGCTGGTACCCGCCGTTCGGCGGAGTCCGGGAGTATCTGCTGAAGGTGTGCGACCACATCTGGGATCAGATCGCTCGTAACCGTTGA
- the lpdA gene encoding dihydrolipoyl dehydrogenase produces MTAHYDVVVLGAGPGGYVAAIRAAQLGLTTAIVEEKYWGGVCLNVGCIPSKALLRNAELAHIFTKEAKTFGISGEATFDFGAAFDRSRKVAEGRVAGVHFLMKKNKITEYEGVGTFTDANTLAVKKADGSTETLTFANVIIATGSSVRLVPGTSLSENVVTYEKQILTRELPGSIIIAGAGAIGMEFAYVLKNYGVDVTIVEFLPRALPNEDAEVSKEIEKQYKKLGVKILTGTKVESIQDDGAAVTVRVSKDGQESELVADKVLQAIGFAPNVEGFGLDKTGVALTDRGAIAIDERMRTNVPHIYAIGDVTSKLQLAHVAEAQAVVAAETIAGAETLELGDYRMMPRATFCQPQVASFGLTEEQARAEGYDVKVAKFPFTANGKAHGLADPTGFVKLIADAKYGELIGGHLIGPDVSELLPELTLAQKWDLTVNELTRNVHTHPTLSEALQEAFHGLAGHMINF; encoded by the coding sequence GTGACTGCACACTATGACGTCGTCGTTCTCGGAGCCGGTCCCGGTGGTTATGTCGCGGCTATTCGCGCAGCCCAGTTGGGCCTGACAACAGCCATCGTCGAGGAGAAGTATTGGGGCGGAGTATGCCTCAACGTGGGTTGTATCCCGTCCAAGGCGCTACTGCGCAACGCGGAGCTGGCCCACATCTTCACCAAGGAGGCCAAGACCTTTGGCATCAGCGGTGAGGCCACGTTCGATTTCGGTGCCGCGTTCGACCGGAGCCGCAAGGTCGCCGAGGGGCGTGTGGCCGGTGTGCACTTCCTGATGAAGAAGAACAAGATCACCGAGTACGAAGGTGTCGGCACCTTCACCGACGCCAACACCTTGGCGGTCAAGAAGGCGGACGGCTCGACCGAGACATTGACCTTCGCCAACGTGATCATCGCCACGGGCAGCAGCGTGCGGCTGGTGCCGGGGACCTCACTCTCGGAGAACGTGGTCACCTACGAAAAGCAGATCCTCACGCGTGAGCTGCCCGGGTCGATCATCATCGCCGGTGCCGGTGCCATCGGCATGGAGTTCGCGTACGTGCTGAAGAACTACGGCGTGGACGTCACCATCGTCGAGTTCTTGCCGCGGGCGTTGCCCAACGAGGACGCCGAGGTGTCCAAGGAGATCGAGAAGCAGTACAAGAAGCTGGGAGTCAAGATCCTCACCGGCACCAAGGTGGAGTCGATCCAGGACGATGGTGCAGCGGTCACAGTTCGCGTCAGCAAGGACGGTCAGGAGAGCGAGCTCGTCGCCGACAAGGTGCTGCAGGCCATCGGATTCGCGCCGAACGTCGAGGGCTTCGGCCTGGATAAGACAGGGGTGGCTCTGACCGACCGCGGCGCGATCGCCATCGACGAGCGGATGCGCACCAACGTGCCGCATATCTACGCGATCGGTGACGTCACCTCCAAGCTTCAGTTGGCGCACGTCGCCGAGGCGCAGGCCGTCGTTGCCGCCGAGACCATCGCCGGTGCAGAGACTTTGGAGCTCGGCGATTACCGCATGATGCCCCGGGCGACGTTCTGCCAGCCGCAGGTGGCCAGCTTCGGGCTCACCGAGGAGCAGGCCCGCGCCGAGGGATACGACGTCAAGGTGGCCAAGTTCCCGTTCACCGCGAACGGCAAGGCGCACGGTCTGGCCGACCCGACCGGGTTCGTGAAGCTGATCGCCGACGCCAAGTACGGCGAGCTGATCGGCGGGCACCTGATCGGCCCCGATGTCTCCGAGCTGCTCCCGGAACTGACGCTCGCGCAGAAGTGGGATCTGACGGTTAACGAATTGACACGGAATGTGCACACGCACCCGACGTTGTCCGAGGCGTTACAGGAGGCGTTCCACGGGCTCGCGGGCCACATGATCAACTTCTAA
- a CDS encoding putative holin, whose translation MIPLPRAQVVASAMLLGIAVGLVAGMSSTLIVHEPVRPDLFIGVVVAIPSLIGFLILIASTRKWMTAAAAFILAISPGWFGMLAAIQVIQGV comes from the coding sequence GTGATACCACTGCCACGCGCGCAAGTTGTCGCTAGCGCGATGCTGCTGGGGATAGCAGTTGGACTCGTCGCTGGAATGTCCAGCACCTTGATCGTGCACGAACCGGTGCGGCCCGACCTCTTCATCGGCGTCGTCGTCGCGATCCCCAGCCTGATCGGGTTCCTGATCTTGATCGCATCGACGCGTAAGTGGATGACCGCGGCGGCGGCCTTCATCCTGGCGATTTCTCCCGGGTGGTTCGGGATGTTGGCGGCGATACAGGTGATTCAGGGTGTCTGA
- a CDS encoding prolyl oligopeptidase family serine peptidase has protein sequence MTSARRSPDPHLWLEDIGGDEPLSWVREHNEVTTGEFSGARFEDMRAEALAILDTDAQIPYVRRRGEYLYNFWRDANNSRGLWRRTTLDRYHQDDPQWDVIIDVDSLAAEEDENWVWAGATALRPEFRRALVSLSRGGSDAVVVREFDLETRQFVTDGFVLPEAKTQIGWIDADTVFVGTDFGPDSLTDSGYPRLVKRWKRGQSIDEAELVFSGETSDVMVGASFDDTPGFERTLISRSTDFFNSEVHELTTDGELLRIDVPTDASVSVHREWLLIELKSPWQVDSAEYSAGTLLAARYQEYVAGGDTLTPVFVPDEHASLHHYAWTKERLTVAILRDVASEILVFTPGSWDSAPLPGVPDNATTQIVAVDDLGDEIFLDTSGFTQPSTLLHGEVGATHASVSPIKSAPSFFDDSSFDVTQYFARSDDGTSIPYFVVRPKGFDVPGPTLLGGYGGFEVSRTPGYDGVLGKLWLSRGGTYVLANIRGGGEYGPVWHTQAMREGRHLVYEDFASVARDLVARGITTAAQLGAQGGSNGGLLMGVMLTAYPQLFGALVCQVPLLDMRRYHLLLAGASWVAEYGDPDDPNDWEFISKYSPYQNISTDRRYPPVLVTTSTRDDRVHPGHARKMTAALQEAGQPVWYYENIEGGHGGAANNDQSAFKAALAIEFLWRQLAP, from the coding sequence ATGACGTCGGCGCGCCGCTCCCCGGACCCACATCTCTGGCTCGAAGACATCGGTGGCGACGAGCCCCTGAGCTGGGTACGCGAGCACAATGAGGTAACAACCGGCGAGTTTTCCGGCGCACGCTTTGAGGATATGCGCGCCGAGGCGCTGGCCATTCTCGATACCGATGCGCAGATCCCCTATGTGCGCCGACGGGGCGAATACCTCTACAACTTCTGGCGCGATGCCAACAACTCCCGTGGCCTTTGGCGGCGAACCACTTTGGATCGATACCACCAGGACGATCCCCAGTGGGACGTCATCATCGACGTCGACTCCCTGGCGGCCGAGGAAGACGAAAACTGGGTCTGGGCCGGCGCGACCGCGCTTCGCCCCGAATTCCGCCGAGCCCTGGTCAGTTTGTCGCGCGGCGGGTCCGATGCGGTGGTGGTTCGCGAATTCGATCTGGAAACAAGGCAGTTCGTGACGGACGGATTTGTCCTGCCCGAGGCAAAAACGCAGATCGGGTGGATCGATGCCGATACGGTCTTCGTGGGTACGGACTTCGGGCCCGACAGCCTCACCGACTCGGGATATCCCCGTCTGGTCAAGCGCTGGAAACGCGGGCAATCCATCGACGAGGCCGAGCTGGTGTTCAGCGGCGAAACCTCAGACGTGATGGTGGGTGCGAGCTTTGATGACACCCCCGGCTTCGAGCGCACCCTGATCAGCCGCTCCACCGACTTCTTCAACTCCGAAGTACATGAGCTGACGACCGATGGCGAGTTGCTCCGCATCGACGTACCCACCGATGCCTCGGTGTCGGTGCACCGCGAATGGCTGCTCATCGAGCTGAAGTCGCCATGGCAGGTGGACAGCGCCGAGTACTCGGCCGGAACGCTGTTGGCCGCCCGGTACCAGGAGTACGTAGCGGGCGGGGACACACTCACCCCGGTCTTCGTTCCCGACGAGCACGCCAGCCTGCATCACTATGCGTGGACCAAGGAACGGCTCACCGTCGCGATCCTGCGCGATGTGGCCAGCGAAATCCTGGTTTTCACACCCGGCAGCTGGGATTCAGCACCGTTGCCTGGCGTGCCGGACAACGCAACGACTCAGATTGTGGCAGTTGACGATTTGGGCGACGAGATATTCCTTGACACGTCGGGGTTCACCCAGCCTTCGACACTGCTGCACGGCGAGGTCGGCGCGACCCACGCCTCCGTGTCCCCCATCAAGTCGGCGCCGTCCTTCTTCGACGACTCGTCCTTTGACGTGACCCAATACTTCGCGCGGTCCGACGACGGCACCTCAATCCCCTACTTCGTGGTACGCCCCAAGGGTTTTGATGTGCCAGGTCCCACGCTGCTCGGCGGGTACGGCGGCTTCGAGGTCTCCAGGACTCCCGGGTACGACGGCGTGCTGGGCAAGCTGTGGCTGTCCCGCGGCGGCACGTATGTACTGGCCAACATCCGTGGAGGTGGCGAGTACGGACCGGTGTGGCACACCCAGGCGATGCGCGAGGGCCGCCACCTGGTGTACGAGGACTTCGCCTCCGTCGCAAGAGATCTGGTAGCACGGGGCATCACCACCGCAGCCCAGCTGGGCGCCCAGGGCGGAAGCAACGGCGGCCTGCTGATGGGCGTGATGCTCACGGCGTATCCGCAGCTGTTCGGGGCGCTGGTGTGCCAGGTGCCGCTGCTGGACATGCGGCGCTACCACCTGCTGCTGGCCGGAGCGTCGTGGGTGGCCGAGTACGGCGACCCAGACGATCCCAACGACTGGGAGTTCATCTCGAAATATTCTCCGTACCAGAATATTTCGACGGACCGTCGGTATCCTCCCGTGCTGGTGACCACATCGACCCGCGATGACCGGGTGCACCCGGGGCACGCACGCAAGATGACCGCGGCCCTACAGGAGGCGGGACAACCGGTCTGGTACTACGAGAACATCGAGGGCGGCCACGGCGGCGCGGCCAACAACGACCAGTCCGCATTCAAGGCCGCACTGGCCATCGAGTTCCTCTGGCGCCAGCTCGCACCCTGA
- a CDS encoding nitroreductase/quinone reductase family protein has translation MSESNTVPPWVNKMVRGVLRSPLHPVLSSNIALFTFTGRKSGKEYNVAATYVRDGDVLTVFTDRAWAKNLRDGRAVTALVRGKRLDGTAELTTGPQIAGPLAELLQKVPRDAKYHNVRRNADGSFNQSDIDRAAASESMVTIRLS, from the coding sequence ATGAGCGAATCCAACACCGTTCCACCCTGGGTCAACAAGATGGTCAGGGGCGTGCTGCGCAGCCCGCTGCATCCCGTGCTCAGCAGCAATATCGCGCTGTTCACCTTCACCGGCCGCAAGAGCGGCAAGGAATACAACGTAGCCGCCACCTACGTTCGCGACGGTGACGTGTTGACCGTCTTCACCGACAGAGCATGGGCGAAGAACCTGCGTGACGGCCGGGCCGTCACTGCGTTGGTGCGCGGCAAGCGGCTCGATGGCACCGCCGAGTTGACCACCGGCCCGCAGATCGCCGGGCCACTGGCCGAGCTGCTACAGAAGGTGCCCCGAGATGCCAAGTACCACAACGTGCGTCGCAATGCGGACGGCAGCTTCAACCAATCCGATATCGACCGGGCAGCCGCCAGTGAGAGCATGGTCACGATACGTCTGTCATGA
- the ppk2 gene encoding polyphosphate kinase 2, with protein MTETITAAAQGYTVDDDDDDDPVLISPDGVAVDTWRENYPYDERMSRHQYELEKRLLQIELLKLQNWSKRTGARHVILFEGRDAAGKGGTIKRFMEHLNPRGARVVALEKPTERERTQWYFQRYVPHLPAAGEMVFFDRSWYNRAGVERVMGFCSDEQHSEFIHQAPLFEQMLVNDGISLTKLWFSVSSAEQRTRFAIRQVDPVRQWKLSPMDLASLDKWDAYTKAKEEMFSLTDTDHSPWIVVKSNDKKRARVNAMRHVLGKFDYDDKDVDVVGQADPLILGRALTD; from the coding sequence GTGACCGAGACCATTACCGCTGCCGCGCAGGGCTACACCGTCGACGATGACGACGATGACGATCCGGTACTGATCTCGCCGGATGGTGTCGCGGTAGACACCTGGCGGGAGAACTACCCGTACGACGAGCGGATGAGCCGTCACCAGTACGAGCTGGAGAAGCGGCTGCTGCAGATCGAGCTGCTCAAGCTCCAGAACTGGAGCAAGCGCACCGGTGCCCGGCACGTCATCCTCTTCGAGGGCCGCGACGCGGCGGGTAAGGGTGGCACCATCAAGCGATTCATGGAGCACCTCAATCCGCGCGGTGCCCGCGTTGTCGCGCTGGAAAAGCCGACCGAGCGCGAACGCACCCAGTGGTACTTCCAGCGGTACGTCCCGCATCTGCCGGCCGCGGGAGAGATGGTGTTCTTCGACCGGTCTTGGTACAACCGCGCCGGCGTCGAGCGTGTCATGGGCTTTTGCAGTGATGAGCAGCATTCCGAATTCATCCATCAGGCACCGCTTTTCGAGCAGATGCTGGTGAATGACGGCATCAGTCTGACCAAGCTGTGGTTCTCGGTGTCGTCTGCCGAGCAGCGCACTCGCTTCGCCATCCGGCAGGTCGACCCGGTGCGCCAATGGAAGCTGTCGCCGATGGACCTGGCGTCGCTGGACAAGTGGGATGCCTACACCAAGGCCAAGGAAGAGATGTTCTCGCTCACCGACACCGATCACTCGCCGTGGATCGTGGTGAAGAGCAACGACAAGAAGCGGGCTCGCGTCAACGCGATGCGCCACGTGCTGGGCAAGTTCGACTACGACGACAAGGATGTCGACGTCGTGGGTCAGGCCGATCCGCTGATACTGGGCCGCGCGCTCACGGACTAA